From a single Pseudomonas cremoricolorata genomic region:
- a CDS encoding AraC family transcriptional regulator, producing MQALVMDYAHGAAVAEHCHSDDQLIYAACGVMRVSTAAGSWVIPAGHALWMPAGVEHAVRMEGSVGMRTLLLPARVEGCEVIVVSGLLHALVLAASRLLEREASASAQALIFAELATAQRISAFVPIPHHPRLRGWCEAFLDDPAQDISLQQCGARLNLSARSVARLFQREVGMTFGEWHTHARVMLSQRCLAAGQPILAVALDHGYQSASAFAAMFKRVLGLSPRHWQLNTLQQRGVVR from the coding sequence ATGCAAGCACTGGTCATGGATTACGCCCACGGCGCCGCCGTGGCCGAGCACTGCCACAGCGACGATCAACTGATCTACGCCGCGTGTGGCGTGATGCGGGTCAGCACTGCCGCAGGCAGTTGGGTGATTCCAGCAGGCCACGCGCTGTGGATGCCGGCGGGGGTCGAGCATGCCGTGCGCATGGAGGGCTCGGTAGGCATGCGCACCTTGCTGTTGCCGGCGCGGGTCGAAGGGTGTGAGGTGATCGTCGTCTCGGGCCTGCTGCATGCGCTGGTCCTCGCGGCCTCGCGTTTGCTCGAACGTGAGGCAAGCGCCTCGGCGCAGGCGCTGATCTTCGCTGAACTGGCTACGGCCCAGCGCATTTCGGCCTTCGTTCCCATACCCCATCACCCGCGCCTGCGCGGCTGGTGCGAAGCCTTCCTCGATGACCCGGCCCAAGACATCAGCCTCCAACAGTGTGGCGCACGCCTGAACCTCAGCGCCCGTAGCGTTGCACGCCTGTTTCAGCGGGAAGTGGGCATGACCTTCGGCGAGTGGCACACCCATGCGCGGGTCATGCTGAGTCAGCGCTGCCTGGCGGCCGGGCAGCCGATTCTTGCCGTCGCCCTCGATCATGGCTACCAGAGCGCCAGCGCCTTCGCCGCGATGTTCAAACGCGTGCTTGGACTGAGCCCTCGGCACTGGCAGCTGAACACCCTGCAACAGCGCGGCGTGGTGCGCTGA
- the trbK gene encoding entry exclusion lipoprotein TrbK codes for MLIKWTSLGAALGIALLLAGCSEEKVPEATTVTCAPDQYEQQLAGLSKQANKQQFKDACHKLLTEQNENKKLTDWTFKKSPKDDF; via the coding sequence ATGCTGATCAAATGGACTTCACTGGGCGCAGCACTGGGCATTGCCCTGCTGCTGGCGGGTTGCTCGGAAGAAAAAGTCCCCGAGGCGACCACGGTCACCTGCGCGCCCGACCAGTACGAACAGCAGTTGGCCGGTTTGTCCAAGCAAGCGAACAAACAGCAGTTCAAGGACGCCTGCCACAAGCTGCTTACTGAACAGAACGAAAACAAGAAACTGACTGACTGGACCTTCAAGAAGAGTCCGAAAGACGATTTCTGA
- a CDS encoding SH3 domain-containing protein, protein MKYVVIKSHRSEYPQPICFAKGALLTVGQRFEGHDGWQDWYLCSCQAQTPGWVPAQIIEALGVGQGRAREPYNAHELDVDPGQLIETLRALNGWYWCRRLSNGELGWLPGEVLHLQG, encoded by the coding sequence ATGAAGTACGTGGTCATCAAGTCACACCGCAGCGAGTATCCGCAGCCTATCTGCTTCGCCAAAGGCGCACTGCTTACGGTTGGCCAACGGTTCGAAGGCCACGATGGCTGGCAGGACTGGTACCTGTGCAGTTGCCAGGCCCAGACGCCAGGCTGGGTGCCAGCGCAGATCATCGAAGCGCTCGGCGTCGGCCAGGGCCGCGCCCGCGAGCCCTACAATGCCCACGAACTGGACGTCGACCCTGGGCAATTGATCGAAACCCTGCGCGCGCTCAATGGCTGGTACTGGTGCCGGCGCCTGAGCAATGGCGAGCTTGGTTGGCTGCCGGGGGAGGTGTTGCATTTGCAGGGGTGA